A stretch of Desulfobacter hydrogenophilus DNA encodes these proteins:
- a CDS encoding SIR2 family protein, producing MEQKLIEIFKDTAAGPFLFLGSGFSRRYLGLEDWKGLLSKFCVVGKPFEYYLSSANGNYPKVAALLAKDFNEYWWSAPEYESSVKKFKSKIEDETSALRIEISNYLATLDQSKAKESGYSKEVTLLANLNVDGVITTNWDMFIEQIFPEYKTYIGQKELLFQNPQAIGEIYKIHGCSTMPNSLVLTDSDYDRFNEKNTYLAAKLITVFVEHPVVFIGYSISDENISGLLKAISSCIGRENVEKLRKNLIFIQRLADGEDPNISDTYLTIDGTQIPLVLVKTNDYIPVYKAIESTKRKIPARVLRYCKEQLYELVQSSNPEKKICVVDIDEIESKEDVEFLVGVGVAHQEPTSPSCVGYASIGAPDLLRDLIHEDQAFDSEQVLKNVAPKVCKRSPNVPVFFYLRKLGVDSQEKYSDSEFDLDKVVLRSLKSFRVESYKKPFFRNYEHMSMDEIIESCTPENAAAYIPFLSRDKIDVDLLHKFLIENEHKLDYEVSNYASSFRKLASLYDRLKWGW from the coding sequence ATGGAACAAAAATTAATCGAAATTTTCAAGGATACCGCGGCTGGTCCCTTTCTATTTCTTGGTTCAGGATTTTCACGAAGATATTTGGGGCTTGAGGACTGGAAAGGCCTTTTGTCTAAATTTTGCGTAGTAGGCAAGCCGTTTGAATACTACTTGTCCTCCGCAAATGGAAATTATCCTAAAGTAGCCGCGCTTTTAGCAAAGGATTTCAACGAATATTGGTGGTCAGCCCCGGAATACGAATCCAGTGTTAAAAAGTTTAAATCTAAGATCGAAGATGAAACGTCGGCGCTTCGAATTGAGATATCGAACTACTTGGCTACGCTAGATCAATCGAAAGCTAAGGAGTCTGGCTATTCTAAAGAAGTAACACTTCTTGCTAATCTGAACGTCGATGGAGTTATTACAACCAATTGGGATATGTTTATCGAACAAATCTTTCCTGAGTACAAAACGTATATTGGACAGAAGGAGTTGTTATTTCAGAATCCCCAAGCAATTGGAGAAATATATAAAATACATGGATGTTCTACCATGCCCAATTCACTGGTTCTAACTGACTCTGATTACGACAGGTTCAACGAGAAGAATACGTATCTCGCAGCTAAACTAATCACTGTTTTCGTAGAGCACCCCGTGGTTTTTATTGGCTACTCTATATCAGATGAAAATATCAGCGGCCTATTGAAAGCAATATCGTCGTGTATAGGAAGGGAAAACGTTGAAAAGCTCAGAAAAAATCTAATATTTATCCAGAGGTTAGCGGACGGGGAAGATCCTAATATATCTGATACTTACTTGACTATTGATGGCACACAAATACCTTTGGTTTTAGTGAAAACCAACGATTATATACCAGTCTATAAAGCAATCGAGTCTACCAAAAGAAAAATCCCTGCAAGAGTTCTACGTTACTGCAAAGAACAATTATATGAACTCGTTCAGTCATCGAACCCAGAAAAAAAGATATGCGTAGTTGATATTGACGAAATTGAATCAAAAGAAGATGTTGAGTTTCTTGTTGGTGTAGGAGTGGCGCACCAGGAGCCCACAAGCCCATCATGTGTTGGCTATGCATCAATTGGAGCCCCAGATTTGCTTCGTGATCTGATTCACGAAGATCAGGCTTTTGACAGCGAACAGGTGCTCAAGAATGTAGCTCCTAAAGTCTGTAAAAGATCGCCAAACGTACCAGTGTTCTTTTATCTAAGAAAACTTGGAGTAGATAGCCAAGAAAAATATTCAGACAGTGAGTTCGATTTAGACAAAGTTGTGTTGAGAAGTCTAAAATCATTTCGCGTGGAATCTTACAAGAAGCCCTTCTTCAGAAACTATGAACACATGTCTATGGATGAAATAATAGAGTCATGTACTCCTGAGAACGCCGCAGCATACATTCCCTTCCTTTCAAGAGATAAAATTGATGTCGATCTTCTTCATAAATTTTTGATTGAGAATGAACATAAGCTTGACTATGAGGTATCAAATTATGCAAGCAGTTTCAGGAAACTGGCATCACTTTATGACCGCTTAAAGTGGGGATGGTGA
- a CDS encoding type II toxin-antitoxin system RelE/ParE family toxin gives MIKSFKHKGLRKFFETGNLSGVQPGHKQKLRIRLIALDSSTCIDDMNTPGWRLHSLKGNRQGLWAIDVNKNWRIVFECQMGSDQGKCHNPLLTCIKFFKKLEKQLLAAPF, from the coding sequence ATGATAAAATCCTTTAAACACAAAGGGCTGCGAAAATTCTTTGAAACTGGTAATTTGTCAGGTGTTCAACCCGGACATAAACAAAAACTTAGAATACGGCTAATCGCGCTTGATTCCTCTACATGCATTGATGATATGAATACCCCAGGTTGGCGGCTCCACAGTTTAAAAGGTAATCGTCAAGGATTGTGGGCGATTGATGTAAATAAAAACTGGCGTATCGTTTTTGAATGTCAAATGGGGTCGGACCAAGGAAAATGCCATAACCCACTGTTAACATGTATAAAATTTTTCAAAAAACTCGAAAAACAGCTCTTAGCGGCCCCATTTTGA
- a CDS encoding helix-turn-helix domain-containing protein has translation MIHKIKMLHDNGNGLSMRQIRDELGISRNTVKKYLKMDEEAICNHFSNREREKKLDQYKEWIVHLLQKFPKLTSVKIRRKMKEKFPEFEMSDRSFRRYVGRLKSEYPVKQVCYYEPVIDI, from the coding sequence ATGATCCATAAAATAAAGATGCTGCATGACAACGGCAATGGCCTTTCAATGAGACAGATAAGAGATGAATTGGGCATTTCCAGAAATACGGTAAAGAAATACCTGAAGATGGATGAAGAGGCTATTTGTAACCATTTCAGCAACCGGGAACGTGAAAAGAAGCTTGATCAATACAAGGAGTGGATAGTGCATCTCCTGCAAAAATTCCCCAAGCTGACATCTGTAAAGATAAGAAGGAAAATGAAAGAAAAGTTCCCTGAATTTGAGATGTCAGACAGAAGTTTCCGCAGGTATGTGGGAAGATTGAAGTCAGAATACCCTGTAAAGCAGGTATGTTATTATGAGCCTGTCATTGATATCTGA
- a CDS encoding type II toxin-antitoxin system RelE/ParE family toxin — MIKSFEHKGLRKFFETGNLSGVQPGHKQKLRIRLIALDSSTCIDDMNTPGWRLHSLKLDDPVFLREDQVISIEKCKGWSSRCYNTNFPN; from the coding sequence ATGATAAAATCCTTTGAACACAAAGGGCTGCGAAAATTCTTTGAAACTGGTAATTTGTCAGGTGTTCAACCCGGACATAAACAAAAACTTAGAATACGGCTAATCGCGCTTGATTCCTCTACATGCATTGATGATATGAATACCCCAGGTTGGCGGCTCCACAGTTTAAAACTCGATGATCCAGTTTTTTTGAGGGAAGACCAGGTAATCAGTATTGAAAAATGCAAAGGCTGGTCAAGTCGATGCTATAATACCAATTTTCCAAACTGA
- a CDS encoding transposase has product MKIRNEADVLINKLLPFVEKYTDSLNTELTQSSPGMTLSKSQKFWLGFCITGIILTSSINWAAFSRISVGLYKTTALSWMFRHSKIAWEHLFHLSLKIIFKVYGITKGVVSIDDSDKKRSKCTTKIFGVHKIKDKSTGGFCMGQGLVFLVLITPKLSFPIGYAFHIPDPKISEWTKEDKRLKKAGVPKSERPKKPVRSEEYPTIPMIAKALLKIFVEKHPEIKIEAIVADALYGNAEFMDEASKIAGNAQVISQIRYNQNILLKSDKKSVETYFKNIQPIQKTIHVRGGKEVVVLIKSARIHVCAHKKKRFVIAIKYIGEKDYRYLAASDLTWRYPDIIDAFTLRWLVEVFIQDHKTNEGWGNLTKQPDEDGSYRSLTLSLLVDHCLLLHPDQVASINNKLHARTVGSLCDTVKVDCILSFVEQIIHSDDPESHFKQISVFLKEHFVKANDSQKHMNLNSWGNYQSAPSLKYKAFC; this is encoded by the coding sequence ATGAAAATAAGGAATGAGGCGGATGTGTTAATAAATAAGCTGTTGCCGTTTGTTGAAAAGTATACTGATTCACTGAATACTGAATTAACACAGTCATCCCCAGGAATGACCTTAAGCAAATCACAAAAATTCTGGCTGGGTTTCTGCATCACTGGAATCATCTTGACCAGCAGCATCAATTGGGCTGCTTTTTCACGTATCAGTGTGGGATTGTATAAAACTACAGCTCTTTCCTGGATGTTTCGCCATTCTAAAATTGCTTGGGAGCATCTGTTTCATCTCAGCCTTAAAATTATTTTCAAAGTATATGGCATTACCAAAGGTGTTGTCAGTATTGATGATTCCGATAAAAAGCGTAGTAAATGCACAACAAAAATTTTTGGAGTCCACAAAATAAAAGACAAATCAACGGGTGGTTTTTGCATGGGGCAAGGCTTAGTATTTTTGGTGTTGATAACACCAAAACTCAGCTTTCCAATTGGCTACGCCTTTCATATTCCTGATCCAAAAATCAGCGAATGGACCAAGGAGGATAAAAGATTAAAAAAGGCTGGCGTACCAAAATCAGAACGCCCAAAAAAACCGGTGCGCTCAGAAGAATATCCTACCATTCCAATGATTGCCAAGGCTCTTTTAAAAATATTTGTAGAGAAACACCCGGAAATAAAAATAGAAGCGATTGTTGCAGATGCCTTATATGGGAATGCTGAGTTCATGGATGAAGCGTCTAAAATTGCAGGAAACGCCCAAGTTATCAGCCAAATAAGGTACAATCAAAATATTTTACTCAAGAGCGATAAAAAATCAGTTGAAACATATTTTAAAAATATTCAACCAATTCAAAAGACCATACATGTACGTGGAGGTAAAGAGGTTGTTGTACTCATTAAAAGTGCCAGAATACATGTGTGTGCTCATAAGAAAAAAAGATTTGTCATTGCAATAAAATACATTGGAGAAAAGGACTATCGGTATCTTGCCGCTTCGGATCTGACCTGGCGATATCCTGATATCATAGACGCATTTACACTCAGATGGTTAGTAGAGGTTTTTATTCAAGACCATAAGACGAATGAAGGCTGGGGAAATTTGACCAAACAACCTGATGAAGACGGGTCTTACAGAAGTTTGACCCTGAGTCTGTTGGTTGATCATTGTCTCCTGCTTCATCCTGACCAGGTGGCCTCGATAAATAACAAACTGCACGCAAGAACTGTTGGCAGCCTATGTGACACCGTCAAAGTTGACTGCATCTTATCCTTTGTCGAACAAATCATTCATAGTGATGACCCAGAATCCCATTTCAAGCAGATCTCGGTATTTTTAAAAGAGCATTTTGTAAAGGCAAACGATTCTCAAAAGCACATGAATCTAAATTCTTGGGGGAATTATCAATCCGCCCCATCATTAAAATACAAAGCATTCTGTTAG
- a CDS encoding type II toxin-antitoxin system RelE/ParE family toxin, with translation MDHRVKGNRQGLWAIDVNKNWRIVFEFKDGNAYIVDYEDYH, from the coding sequence CTGGATCATCGAGTAAAAGGTAATCGTCAAGGATTGTGGGCGATTGATGTAAATAAAAACTGGCGTATCGTTTTTGAGTTTAAAGATGGTAATGCCTATATTGTAGATTATGAGGATTATCACTAA
- a CDS encoding HigA family addiction module antitoxin, translating into MYNPPHPGEFIKEVYLEPLRVSPRSVALQLKVSPSTFSRLIKGQSAISPGMALRLSKCLGRSPESWLLMQDSYDLWQARQNVDLSGIEPIVIPV; encoded by the coding sequence ATGTATAACCCACCCCATCCAGGGGAATTCATCAAAGAAGTTTACTTGGAACCCTTAAGAGTCTCACCTCGCAGTGTTGCCTTACAGCTTAAAGTCTCGCCTTCCACATTCTCAAGGCTTATTAAAGGACAAAGTGCAATTAGTCCGGGAATGGCTCTACGCCTATCTAAATGCCTGGGGCGTAGTCCAGAAAGTTGGCTCCTGATGCAGGATAGTTATGATCTATGGCAAGCCAGACAAAATGTTGATCTTTCAGGAATAGAACCAATAGTAATACCAGTTTAA
- a CDS encoding IS1096 element passenger TnpR family protein, giving the protein MIWTLKIECEWGRYLEEECIRMIEIDEESTLYDLHLIIQKSIKFGNDHLFEFFRGRHFRHRKPFFSEDAWDFDYEKAIDNYQQMTLNEIYPLPKGLKLFYHFDFGDDWIFKITKSRKKPKSPDKEVEYPQLIESIGPAPQQYPIWEE; this is encoded by the coding sequence ATGATTTGGACACTTAAAATTGAATGTGAGTGGGGAAGATATCTTGAAGAAGAATGTATTCGCATGATTGAAATAGACGAAGAATCAACTCTTTATGATTTACATTTGATTATCCAAAAATCCATCAAGTTTGGTAATGATCACTTGTTTGAGTTTTTTAGAGGAAGACATTTCAGACACAGAAAGCCCTTCTTTTCAGAAGATGCTTGGGATTTTGATTACGAAAAAGCAATTGATAATTATCAGCAAATGACACTCAACGAGATCTACCCCTTGCCCAAAGGGTTAAAGTTATTTTACCATTTCGATTTTGGTGATGATTGGATTTTTAAAATTACTAAATCAAGAAAAAAGCCAAAATCACCAGATAAAGAAGTTGAATATCCCCAACTCATAGAAAGTATTGGTCCAGCACCACAACAATACCCTATCTGGGAGGAGTGA
- the rhuM gene encoding RhuM family protein translates to MSVGYRANSKKRTRFRIWATQRLKEYLVRGYSINQTDNKSTLPKPTNQMKRINQMA, encoded by the coding sequence ATTTCAGTTGGTTACAGAGCCAATTCAAAAAAAAGGACTCGATTTAGAATATGGGCTACTCAGCGCCTTAAAGAATACCTTGTGAGGGGTTACAGCATTAATCAAACTGATAATAAATCTACTCTGCCAAAACCAACAAATCAAATGAAGCGGATAAATCAGATGGCTTGA
- a CDS encoding CvfB family protein has translation MSEETTPWKQAEKFLRKSQNRPSLRQPRSSSSRQSHPFLAKDPDAVVGQFQDLTVKNLSDYGVYLSFGQDRVLLPNKYVPENAAVGQTIRVFVYTDSEDRPVATTLEPAGVVGDVVGLKVKDTAPFGIFMDWGLEKDLLVPRSEQEGRMEPGETHLVRICLDESTHRIYGSTLMSNLASGDAGELSYGEAVDLIIHSISPIGYTALINKTCQGMLYKNETFEDLSIGDRCSGYVLRVREDGKVDLTLKQPGYASVEGSAQKIIQVLEAGGGVSPCHDKSRPEEIQAAFAMSKKEFKRAVGSLYKQGRITLHKADGIRLKS, from the coding sequence ATGTCCGAAGAAACTACGCCCTGGAAGCAGGCAGAAAAATTTTTGAGAAAAAGTCAAAACCGGCCATCTTTAAGACAGCCCCGTTCTTCATCTTCAAGACAGTCCCATCCTTTTTTAGCAAAGGACCCTGACGCTGTGGTTGGGCAGTTCCAGGATCTGACGGTGAAGAACCTTTCCGACTATGGGGTCTATTTAAGTTTTGGCCAGGACCGGGTGCTTCTGCCCAATAAGTATGTGCCGGAAAATGCTGCTGTGGGGCAGACAATCCGTGTTTTTGTCTATACTGATTCCGAGGACAGGCCAGTGGCAACCACATTGGAGCCTGCCGGGGTTGTGGGAGATGTTGTGGGACTTAAAGTCAAGGATACAGCCCCTTTTGGCATTTTCATGGATTGGGGTCTGGAAAAAGATCTTCTGGTTCCCCGCAGTGAACAGGAGGGGCGGATGGAGCCTGGTGAAACCCATCTGGTCAGGATTTGTCTGGATGAATCCACCCACAGGATTTATGGGTCCACCCTGATGTCGAACCTTGCCTCTGGTGATGCCGGGGAACTGTCTTATGGGGAGGCTGTGGACTTGATCATCCATAGTATTTCACCCATCGGCTATACAGCCCTGATCAATAAAACCTGTCAGGGTATGCTCTATAAAAATGAGACCTTTGAAGACCTCTCCATTGGTGACCGGTGCAGTGGGTATGTCCTTCGTGTCCGGGAGGACGGCAAGGTGGATTTAACTCTGAAACAGCCGGGATACGCCTCAGTTGAAGGCTCTGCCCAAAAAATTATACAGGTACTTGAGGCTGGTGGAGGCGTAAGCCCCTGTCATGACAAAAGCCGCCCTGAAGAGATTCAAGCAGCATTTGCCATGAGCAAAAAGGAATTTAAACGGGCCGTGGGCAGCCTGTATAAACAAGGCCGCATCACCCTGCACAAGGCTGACGGGATTCGCCTGAAATCATGA
- the ychF gene encoding redox-regulated ATPase YchF, producing MQLNCGIVGLPNVGKSTIFSALTSAPAESANYPFCTIEPNVGIVEVPDKRLGMISELITPQKIIPAVVEFVDIAGLVKGASKGEGLGNKFLGHIRQVGAIIHVVRCFDDDDIVHVNGVVDPASDIEIIGIELALADLETVLKRQENLVKQMKSHDKKISDKAKAADPILKQIANALEEGRPARSVELDKIQKELISDLHLITMKQQLYCCNVNEDGLDSDNEYVKKVKALAQKDDSQVVVISGKLESEIADLDSQEEKNEFLEAAGLEESGLDQLIRTGYDMLGLNTYFTAGEKEVRAWTFPKGCKAPQAAGIIHTDFERGFIKAESYHCTDLFEYKSELKLKEAGKIRLEGKDYQVLDGDVLNFRFNV from the coding sequence ATGCAATTAAACTGTGGAATCGTTGGACTCCCCAATGTGGGAAAATCAACTATATTCTCAGCGCTTACATCTGCACCTGCAGAAAGCGCAAACTACCCGTTTTGTACAATTGAACCCAACGTGGGCATTGTGGAGGTTCCGGATAAACGCCTTGGAATGATCTCTGAACTTATTACGCCCCAAAAAATAATACCCGCGGTTGTTGAGTTTGTTGATATCGCAGGTTTGGTCAAAGGTGCTTCCAAAGGAGAAGGGCTGGGAAATAAGTTTTTAGGTCATATCAGGCAGGTGGGTGCAATCATCCATGTGGTTCGTTGTTTTGATGACGATGATATTGTTCATGTGAACGGGGTTGTGGATCCTGCAAGTGATATAGAAATAATTGGAATTGAACTTGCGTTAGCTGACCTTGAGACGGTTCTAAAAAGGCAGGAGAATCTTGTCAAGCAGATGAAGTCCCACGATAAAAAAATATCGGATAAAGCAAAGGCTGCTGATCCGATTTTAAAGCAGATAGCAAACGCCCTTGAAGAAGGCAGGCCCGCCCGAAGTGTTGAACTTGATAAAATTCAAAAAGAGCTGATTTCGGATCTTCATCTCATTACCATGAAACAACAGCTTTATTGCTGCAATGTAAATGAAGATGGGCTGGATTCCGACAATGAATACGTTAAAAAGGTAAAGGCACTTGCCCAGAAAGATGATTCCCAGGTGGTTGTCATATCTGGGAAATTAGAATCCGAAATTGCAGATCTTGACTCTCAAGAAGAAAAAAACGAATTTCTCGAAGCTGCCGGGCTCGAAGAATCCGGGCTTGATCAGCTTATCCGCACAGGGTATGACATGTTAGGATTAAACACTTACTTTACAGCCGGTGAAAAAGAAGTCCGGGCCTGGACTTTTCCTAAAGGGTGCAAGGCGCCCCAGGCTGCCGGAATCATCCATACCGATTTTGAACGGGGATTTATCAAGGCAGAGTCATATCATTGTACCGATCTTTTTGAGTATAAATCCGAGCTAAAGTTAAAAGAAGCCGGTAAGATTCGTCTTGAAGGTAAAGACTATCAAGTGCTGGACGGTGATGTGCTTAACTTTAGATTTAATGTTTAA
- a CDS encoding potassium channel family protein: MKFLPSQLLFFFQNKTTRKNLTLLAKFIAFILTIVFLYSLLFHKLMLYEGREYSWVTGLYWTLTVMSTLGFGDITFSTDLGLLFSIVVLSSGVILLLIMLPFTFIQFFYSPWLEAQSKSRTPRELPENTSGHIIITSLDPITEKLVAKLRKRDFQYVLVVAELQQAAELYDAGYRVVVGEPDDPETYHRLRVKKAALVVATSDDMINTSVAFTVRETSPNVSIVTSANHENSLDILQFPGNIHVFQFARMLGHALGNRTIGLGRPVNFVISSDKLHVAEIPAIQTRLCGKNLIDIGMREKTGVTVVGLWEKGMFHLPQPETVISATTMLLLAGTERQLGKFEDMYAIIEGMHAKDAPVLVLGGGRVGVAVVETLEEHGISYRVVEKRAVLTEDKGERYIQGDAADIKVLERAGVMEARTIIITTHNDAMNIYLAFYCRQLRPQVQIISRATNERSVAKLHMAGADLVLSYASMGANSIINVLKSDEISMFTEGLNIFRRPMPPSLVGKNLVASHIRQRTGCSVIAIKSPGDIIVGPDPLVPLKKNEELILIGTTEAEQAFLDLF, from the coding sequence ATGAAATTTTTACCGTCCCAGTTATTGTTTTTTTTCCAGAATAAGACTACCAGAAAAAACCTGACCCTTCTGGCCAAGTTCATCGCTTTTATTCTCACCATCGTTTTTTTGTACAGTCTTTTGTTTCATAAGCTCATGCTCTATGAAGGCAGGGAGTACAGCTGGGTTACTGGTCTTTACTGGACCCTTACTGTTATGTCAACCCTGGGGTTTGGTGATATCACTTTTTCTACGGATCTGGGGCTGCTCTTTTCGATTGTGGTGCTCAGTTCCGGTGTAATTCTGCTTTTGATCATGCTGCCGTTTACCTTTATTCAGTTTTTTTATTCTCCCTGGCTGGAGGCACAATCAAAGAGCCGGACGCCTAGGGAACTCCCGGAAAACACTTCGGGTCACATCATAATTACAAGCCTAGACCCCATAACGGAAAAACTCGTTGCCAAGCTCAGAAAAAGAGATTTTCAGTATGTTCTCGTCGTGGCGGAGCTGCAGCAGGCGGCGGAGCTATACGATGCAGGGTACAGAGTCGTTGTTGGCGAGCCGGATGACCCTGAAACCTATCACCGTCTTCGTGTTAAAAAGGCGGCCCTGGTGGTGGCAACAAGTGACGACATGATTAACACTTCGGTTGCCTTTACCGTTAGAGAAACGTCGCCCAACGTTTCCATCGTCACCAGTGCCAATCATGAAAATTCCCTGGACATTCTCCAGTTCCCCGGTAATATCCACGTCTTTCAATTTGCCAGAATGCTTGGTCATGCCCTTGGCAATCGAACGATCGGGCTGGGAAGGCCGGTGAATTTTGTGATCAGTTCCGATAAGCTGCACGTTGCAGAGATTCCGGCGATCCAGACCCGGCTTTGCGGTAAAAATCTGATTGACATCGGGATGCGTGAAAAGACCGGAGTCACCGTTGTTGGACTTTGGGAAAAGGGCATGTTTCATTTGCCCCAGCCAGAGACGGTTATCAGCGCAACGACCATGCTGCTGCTCGCAGGGACCGAACGACAACTTGGAAAATTTGAAGACATGTATGCCATTATAGAGGGGATGCATGCAAAGGATGCTCCGGTTCTTGTTCTTGGTGGTGGCCGTGTTGGGGTGGCCGTTGTTGAAACCCTCGAAGAGCATGGTATCAGCTACAGGGTCGTTGAGAAGCGTGCCGTTCTTACCGAGGATAAAGGGGAGAGATATATCCAGGGGGATGCTGCGGATATCAAGGTTCTGGAACGTGCCGGAGTGATGGAGGCAAGAACCATCATCATAACCACCCACAATGATGCCATGAACATTTATCTTGCCTTTTACTGCCGTCAGTTACGCCCCCAGGTTCAGATTATCAGCCGGGCAACCAACGAAAGGAGTGTTGCAAAGCTTCACATGGCCGGGGCAGATCTGGTCTTGTCCTATGCCTCTATGGGGGCAAATTCTATTATCAACGTCCTGAAAAGTGACGAGATTTCCATGTTTACCGAAGGGTTGAATATTTTCAGACGGCCCATGCCTCCATCCCTTGTGGGCAAAAATCTGGTGGCAAGCCACATAAGACAGAGGACGGGCTGTTCTGTGATTGCCATCAAGTCACCGGGGGATATAATTGTTGGTCCAGATCCCCTGGTTCCATTGAAAAAGAACGAAGAGTTGATTCTTATCGGCACAACCGAGGCAGAACAGGCATTCCTTGATCTATTTTAA
- a CDS encoding transposase has product MKIRNEADVLINKLLPFVEKYTDSLNTELTQSSPGMTLSKSQKFWLGFCITGIILTSSINWAAFSRISVGLYKTTALSWMFRHSKIAWEHLFHLSLKIIFKVYGITKGVVSIDDSDKKRSKCTTKIFGVHKIKDKSTGGFCMGQGLVFLVLITPKLSFPIGYAFHIPDPKISEWTKEDKRLKKAGVPKSERPKKPVRSEEYPTIPMIAKALLKIFVEKHPEIKIEAIVADALYGNAEFMDEASKIAGNAQVISQIRYNQNILLKSDKKSVETYFKNIQPIQKTIHVRGGKEVVVLIKSARIHVCAHKKKRFVIAIKYIGEKDYRYLAASDLTWRYPDIIDAFTLRWLVEVFIQDHKTNEGWGNLTKQPDEDGSYRSLTLSLLVDHCLLLHPDQVASINNKLHARTVGSLCDTVKVDCILSFVEQIIHSDDPESHFKQISVFLKEHFVKANDSQKHMNLNSWGNYQSAPSLKYKAFC; this is encoded by the coding sequence ATGAAAATAAGGAATGAGGCGGATGTGTTAATAAATAAGCTGTTGCCGTTTGTTGAAAAGTATACTGATTCACTGAATACTGAATTAACACAGTCATCCCCAGGAATGACCTTAAGCAAATCACAAAAATTCTGGCTGGGTTTCTGCATCACTGGAATCATCTTGACCAGCAGCATCAATTGGGCTGCTTTTTCACGTATCAGTGTGGGATTGTATAAAACTACAGCTCTTTCCTGGATGTTTCGCCATTCTAAAATTGCTTGGGAGCATCTGTTTCATCTCAGCCTTAAAATTATTTTCAAAGTATATGGCATTACCAAAGGTGTTGTCAGTATTGATGATTCCGATAAAAAGCGTAGTAAATGCACAACAAAAATTTTTGGAGTCCACAAAATAAAAGACAAATCAACGGGTGGTTTTTGCATGGGGCAAGGCTTAGTATTTTTGGTGTTGATAACACCAAAACTCAGCTTTCCAATTGGCTACGCCTTTCATATTCCTGATCCAAAAATCAGCGAATGGACCAAGGAGGATAAAAGATTAAAAAAGGCTGGCGTACCAAAATCAGAACGCCCAAAAAAACCGGTGCGCTCAGAAGAATATCCTACCATTCCAATGATTGCCAAGGCTCTTTTAAAAATATTTGTAGAGAAACACCCGGAAATAAAAATAGAAGCGATTGTTGCAGATGCCTTATATGGGAATGCTGAGTTCATGGATGAAGCGTCTAAAATTGCAGGAAACGCCCAAGTTATCAGCCAAATAAGGTACAATCAAAATATTTTACTCAAGAGCGATAAAAAATCAGTTGAAACATATTTTAAAAATATTCAACCAATTCAAAAGACCATACATGTACGTGGAGGTAAAGAGGTTGTTGTACTCATTAAAAGTGCCAGAATACATGTGTGTGCTCATAAGAAAAAAAGATTTGTCATTGCAATAAAATACATTGGAGAAAAGGACTATCGGTATCTTGCCGCTTCGGATCTGACCTGGCGATATCCTGATATCATAGACGCATTTACACTCAGATGGTTAGTAGAGGTTTTTATTCAAGACCATAAGACGAATGAAGGCTGGGGAAATTTGACCAAACAACCTGATGAAGACGGGTCTTACAGAAGTTTGACCCTGAGTCTGTTGGTTGATCATTGTCTCCTGCTTCATCCTGACCAGGTGGCCTCGATAAATAACAAACTGCACGCAAGAACTGTTGGCAGCCTATGTGACACCGTCAAAGTTGACTGCATCTTATCCTTTGTCGAACAAATCATTCATAGTGATGACCCAGAATCCCATTTCAAGCAGATCTCGGTATTTTTAAAAGAGCATTTTGTAAAGGCAAACGATTCTCAAAAGCACATGAATCTAAATTCTTGGGGGAATTATCAATCCGCCCCATCATTAAAATACAAAGCATTCTGTTAA
- a CDS encoding protein adenylyltransferase SelO family protein — translation MGAASWEAAELFDLSMEDLYSSLFLEVFSGNRFIAGMKPFVTCYGGHQFGSWAGQLGDGRTINLAHLFG, via the coding sequence CTGGGGGCTGCATCATGGGAGGCGGCCGAACTCTTTGACCTCTCCATGGAAGACCTATATTCGTCTTTATTTCTTGAGGTCTTTTCCGGGAACCGTTTTATTGCAGGTATGAAGCCCTTTGTAACTTGCTATGGAGGGCATCAATTCGGCAGCTGGGCAGGCCAGCTTGGCGACGGCAGAACTATCAATTTAGCCCATCTTTTTGGGTGA